One window from the genome of Nodosilinea sp. FACHB-141 encodes:
- a CDS encoding methyltransferase domain-containing protein, with translation MNTVTGIGLLLALLAGGVALYLLTPRRYESSNSVANSYDQWTEDGILEFYWGEHIHLGHYGSPPRHKGFLAAKADFVHEMVRWGGLDNLPAGTTVLDVGCGIGGSSRILARDYGFAVTGVTISPNQVQRAQQLTPPGVSAQFQVDDAMALSFPNGSFDVVWSVEAGPHMPDKAVFAHELLRVLKPGGVLVVADWNQRDDRKIPLNAWEKPVMRQLLDQWSHPAFASIEGFAEQLEATGLVAGQVTTADWSQETLPSWLDSIWQGVIRPQGMVRFGPAGIIKSVREVPTLLLMRIAFGSGLCRFGMFRAMRANPSSPPQAMVTASDRYTS, from the coding sequence ATGAATACAGTTACCGGTATTGGTCTTCTCCTTGCCCTCTTGGCTGGAGGCGTAGCCCTCTACCTACTTACCCCCCGCCGCTATGAGTCCTCCAACTCCGTAGCCAACTCCTACGATCAGTGGACCGAAGACGGCATTCTAGAGTTCTACTGGGGCGAGCATATTCACTTAGGCCACTATGGCTCACCGCCCCGCCACAAAGGCTTTCTCGCTGCCAAGGCCGATTTTGTCCATGAAATGGTGCGCTGGGGAGGCTTAGATAATTTGCCAGCAGGTACAACGGTGCTAGATGTGGGCTGCGGCATTGGCGGCAGCAGTCGTATTCTTGCGCGCGACTATGGCTTTGCGGTAACTGGAGTCACCATTAGCCCTAACCAGGTGCAGCGTGCCCAGCAGCTTACCCCACCGGGAGTCTCCGCCCAGTTCCAGGTCGATGATGCCATGGCGCTATCATTCCCCAACGGCAGCTTTGACGTAGTGTGGTCGGTGGAGGCAGGCCCTCACATGCCCGATAAAGCCGTCTTTGCCCACGAGCTGCTGCGGGTACTAAAGCCCGGCGGTGTGCTGGTAGTTGCCGACTGGAACCAGCGGGACGATCGCAAAATTCCCCTTAACGCTTGGGAAAAGCCCGTCATGCGCCAGCTACTAGATCAGTGGTCGCACCCAGCCTTTGCTAGCATCGAAGGCTTTGCCGAGCAGCTCGAAGCCACTGGCCTAGTAGCTGGCCAAGTTACCACCGCCGACTGGTCGCAGGAAACCCTGCCCTCCTGGCTTGACTCGATCTGGCAAGGAGTTATCCGGCCCCAAGGCATGGTGCGCTTTGGACCAGCAGGAATCATCAAGTCGGTACGGGAGGTACCTACCCTGCTGCTCATGCGAATCGCTTTTGGCTCCGGGCTGTGCCGCTTTGGCATGTTTCGAGCTATGCGGGCAAACCCATCCTCACCACCTCAAGCAATGGTGACCGCATCTGACAGGTACACGTCCTGA
- a CDS encoding class I fructose-bisphosphate aldolase, protein MVTALSSPRTIAEWLGPEAELLLGYEAKVPKSTLHLPGPDWVDRIFAQSDRNPQVLRSLQQLYSTGRLANTGYLSILPVDQGIEHSAGASFAPNPMYFDPQNIVELAIAGGCNAVATTLGVLGSVSRRYAHKIPFILKLNHNELLTAPNRFDQVMFADVEQAWNLGAVAVGATIYFGSDESTRQIQEVSAAFQRAHELGMATILWCYLRSSSFKQDRDYHLAADLTGQANHLGVTIEADIIKQKLPENNNGYGAVAKALGQPYGKTINRVYSELTTDHPIDLTRYQVLNCYAGRMGLINSGGGSGDNDFAEAVRTAVINKRAGGMGLISGRKTFQRDFKEGVKLFHLIQDVYLSDAVTIA, encoded by the coding sequence ATGGTAACTGCACTGTCATCCCCTCGGACAATCGCTGAATGGCTTGGCCCCGAGGCTGAATTGCTGCTCGGCTATGAAGCCAAGGTGCCGAAATCTACTCTACATTTACCAGGGCCGGACTGGGTCGATCGCATCTTTGCCCAGAGCGATCGCAATCCCCAGGTCCTCCGCAGCCTGCAACAACTCTACAGCACAGGCCGCCTGGCAAATACTGGCTACCTCTCCATTCTGCCGGTAGATCAAGGGATTGAGCACTCTGCTGGGGCCTCCTTTGCGCCCAATCCCATGTATTTTGACCCGCAGAATATTGTGGAGTTGGCGATCGCGGGAGGCTGTAACGCTGTCGCCACTACCCTTGGAGTTCTCGGCAGCGTGTCGCGCCGCTACGCCCACAAAATTCCTTTTATTCTCAAGCTTAACCATAACGAGTTGCTCACCGCTCCTAACCGCTTTGACCAGGTTATGTTTGCCGATGTTGAGCAAGCCTGGAACTTAGGCGCTGTCGCTGTGGGAGCAACCATTTACTTTGGTTCAGACGAATCGACTCGACAGATTCAAGAAGTTAGCGCCGCTTTTCAACGGGCCCATGAGTTGGGTATGGCCACCATTCTCTGGTGCTACCTGCGCAGCAGCTCTTTTAAGCAGGATAGAGACTACCACCTCGCCGCCGATCTGACTGGCCAAGCCAACCACCTGGGCGTCACCATCGAGGCCGACATTATCAAGCAGAAGCTACCTGAGAACAACAACGGCTATGGAGCCGTGGCCAAGGCCTTGGGGCAGCCCTACGGCAAAACTATCAATCGCGTTTACAGCGAACTCACCACGGACCACCCCATTGACCTTACCCGCTATCAGGTGCTCAACTGCTATGCCGGACGCATGGGGTTAATCAACTCCGGCGGTGGCTCAGGCGACAATGACTTTGCCGAAGCCGTACGCACCGCCGTGATCAACAAGCGAGCTGGCGGTATGGGTCTAATTTCAGGCCGCAAAACTTTCCAGCGCGACTTCAAGGAAGGGGTGAAATTGTTTCACCTGATTCAGGACGTGTACCTGTCAGATGCGGTCACCATTGCTTGA